From the genome of Carnobacterium viridans:
CTGAAATGTACAACTTGTTGCAAGAAGGTTCTATGGCCCAAGCCGCTAAGATTCATCGTCAAATAGTACCTAAAATGAACAGTTTATTTACTGTTCCTTCTCCAGCACCTGTTAAATTTGCGTTAAACTACTTAGGTATTAACGTTGGTGGATTGAGATTGCCATTAGTACCTTGTACAAAAGCAGAAGAAGATTATGTGTTAACTGAATTAAATTGGAAAAAATAAAAAAACGAAATGAAAGTGAAAGAGGTGAAGAAATGAGTACAATAAAAATTATCCCACTAGGGGGTGTACGTGAAAATGGAAAAAACATGTATGCTGTTGAGGTGGATGAAGACATATTTGTTTTAGATTGCGGGTTAATGTTTCCAGAAACAGAATTATTAGGAATTGATGTAGTCATTCCTGACTTTAGTTATTTAGAAGAAAATAAAAACCGTGTTACAGCAGTGTTTTTAACTCATGGTCATGAAGATGCAATTGGGGCACTACCTTATTTTCTTCAGAAATTTGATGTTCCAGTATTTGGAACTGAATTAACCATAGCTTTAGCAAAATTGTTTGTTGAAAAAGATAGTCAAGTTAGTTCATTTGATGATTACCATATTGTTGATGAAAACACAGAGATTGAATTTGGCGATGTTGTGGCTAGTTTCTTTAGAACAACCCATACTATTCCAGATTCTGTTGGAGTAGCTCTTAAGACTGATGAAGGAAGCATTGTCTATACAGGAGATTTCAAGTTCGATCAAAGTGCAAAACCAATGTACCAAAGCAATTTATCCCGTATTGCGGATATTGGTAAAGGTAAGGTTTTAGCTTTATTGAGTGATTCAAGTGAAGCTGAGAGCCCTGTTGAAAATATAAGTGATCTAAAAATAGCAGAAGAAGTATTGGATACATTCCAAAATGCTGAAGGTCGTATTATTGTTGCCAGCGTAGCTAGCAATATCTTGCGTATCCAACAAGTATTTGACGCTGCTCACAAATCTCACAAGAAAATCTTTATTACGGGAAGTAATCTTGAAGAGATCGTTCAAATAGCTATGCAACTGAATAAACTTCAATTGCCAAACGAAGATTTGATTGTTCCAATAACAGATATTGAAAAATACAGTGACCAAGAAATTGTTGTGTTAGAAACGGGCCTTACTGGCGAGCCAATTAAAACGTTAACACGTATGGCAAAAGGAAAGCACACTCAAGTAAATATCAAAGAGGGCGATCTAGTTTATATCGTAACAAGCCCATCGACAGCAATGGAAGTAACCGTTGCCCAAGCAGAAAACTTGATCTACCGAGCAGGTGGAACAGTAAAACAAATTTCAGATAATTTGAAAGCTTCTGGCCATGCTACTCCAAATGATCTAAAACTAATGATTAATCTGATTAAACCGACTTACTTTATTCCAGTTCAAGGAGAATATCGTATGCTTTCGGCTCATGCCAAACTTGCACATGAAGTTGGAATGCCATATAAGAATATTTTTATACCGGGCAAAGGCGATATCATGGAATATAAAAATGAGCGTATGCATGTAGCTGGACAAGTGACAGTAGGGAATACAATGGTCGATGGTATCGGAATCGGCGATATCGGAAATATTGTTTTACGGGACCGTAAATTGTTATCTGAAGATGGTATTTTTGTAGCGGTAGTTACTATTAATCGTAGAAAAAGTAAAATTATTTCAGGTCCTGAAGTCATGACTAGAGGTTTTGTATACGTTAAAGAAAATACGGATCTAATTAATCAAAGTAATGAGATCATTAGAGAAGTAGTAGAAGAAAATTTAAATCGTAAAGAATTTGAATGGAGCCGTTTGAAACAAGAAATCAGAGATGCGTTAAATAAACATCTTTTTGAACAGACACGTAGACGCCCAGTTATTCTACCGATCATCATGGAAACAAGTTCACGCAATCGTAAAAATTAGATAGAATAAAAAAGCTCTTATTTTCTTTTAAAAAAGAAAATAAGAGCTTTTTTTGTAAAAGAAGAGCACTCACATTAAGTGAATGCTCTGGTTCTATACTTTTTAGTGTTGATAGCTTAGTTAAATTGGTTACAGGATATTTCTAGAGGAATAGGGTCTGTTTGTGGCCATGTAAAGGATTCAATGCTCTCCACAAGTAAAACCGTCTATTTCAGAAGTAATTTTGTTTTGTTCTATCACCATCATTTGACGAAGAGCTAATGCTCTTTAATCGAAAGTGATTACAGACTAGCTTATTTTGCTACTCCTTCAGTCCACTCAGCAACACGTTCAGGATTTGCTTCAATCCAAGCTTCAGCCGCATCTTCAGGATCTTCTCCTTCAGAAATATCTAGCATAATGCTTTCCATTTCTTCGGTTGTCCAATTAAATTGATCTAATACTTGATAAGCTTCAGGCATATCTTCTTCAAGACCTTCACGAGCCATTGTATTGATTGTTTCTGATTCACCAAATGAATTTTCAGGATCTTCTAAATATTTCAAGTCATAAGAGGCGAACATCCAGTGTGGAGACCAACCAGTGATAACGATATCTTCTTTATTTTGAATCGCTTGCCCTAATGCAACAGTCATGGCACCTGATGAAGAAGTTTTAAGCTCCCATTCACTTAAATTTTCATAATCATTTAAAGCATTTTCAGTTGCGGCAACAACACCTGCACCAGGTTCGATACCAGTGATGCTCAT
Proteins encoded in this window:
- a CDS encoding ribonuclease J; its protein translation is MSTIKIIPLGGVRENGKNMYAVEVDEDIFVLDCGLMFPETELLGIDVVIPDFSYLEENKNRVTAVFLTHGHEDAIGALPYFLQKFDVPVFGTELTIALAKLFVEKDSQVSSFDDYHIVDENTEIEFGDVVASFFRTTHTIPDSVGVALKTDEGSIVYTGDFKFDQSAKPMYQSNLSRIADIGKGKVLALLSDSSEAESPVENISDLKIAEEVLDTFQNAEGRIIVASVASNILRIQQVFDAAHKSHKKIFITGSNLEEIVQIAMQLNKLQLPNEDLIVPITDIEKYSDQEIVVLETGLTGEPIKTLTRMAKGKHTQVNIKEGDLVYIVTSPSTAMEVTVAQAENLIYRAGGTVKQISDNLKASGHATPNDLKLMINLIKPTYFIPVQGEYRMLSAHAKLAHEVGMPYKNIFIPGKGDIMEYKNERMHVAGQVTVGNTMVDGIGIGDIGNIVLRDRKLLSEDGIFVAVVTINRRKSKIISGPEVMTRGFVYVKENTDLINQSNEIIREVVEENLNRKEFEWSRLKQEIRDALNKHLFEQTRRRPVILPIIMETSSRNRKN